Proteins from a single region of Palaemon carinicauda isolate YSFRI2023 chromosome 1, ASM3689809v2, whole genome shotgun sequence:
- the LOC137626401 gene encoding uncharacterized protein has protein sequence MAVATTLHIEGSMGLIVDLLVETQRVLVETYSESVYQNLVTQLQEEVRQLRELYKNQSVKLEPGLEARIRHTLGEATRASTLLYNRIDRVKVTPTGNVSLPRLKPLPLPTFEGEVQEYASYRELFTIHVDRRADLDDVSKFTYLLGTLGRDPLRIVKSLSVTAANYKIALDLLDKQYDEFFDAIDFIIRMLEDDALQQGDKLEPDKRLDVSVRAKSKPVQNNSCPCFNEWHPPHGCRQVTDVAARRRILLKKGLCFNCTKSGHRSDKCPVPNSCKNSNGNHHTAICDNYNAGKRPQSVPSTSAPSNSSSQSTTSRPVVNATPRQHETSPCPSKDKVESKQCKSAKIAQMSDVDLPCTILLTTMAKINHKQGSKRVRLFLDTGSQKSFISAKTARQLGLPVVGRVALNMAPFGSAEISEQYDVVSCRVEMGKRIIRMKLVAHENVYVLIHNAGYVQFRKHLLSKEVTFADPENKSDELKNVHILVGADYFSYFIIGIEKVDGINLFLTHNEKEIDEVKHFNKEINNVLETHEIMNSNEQYYNEELDSQAEYSIQVSIELDQYEQYIILGLFRYNISSQLTTYNFQIVTFLS, from the exons atggcggtggccacgaccTTACACATCGAGGGATCGATGGGCCTCATAGTAGACTTACTGGTTGAAACGCAACGTGTGTTAGTTGAGACCTACTCTgaatccgtgtaccagaatctggtcacgcaATTGCAAGAGGAGgtaagacagctaagagagctgtacAAGAATCAATCTGTTAAACTAGAACCTGGtttagaagcccgaatcaggcacacgctaggagaagctacgcgagcttctacccttctatataatcgaattgatagagtgaaagtcactccgacggggaatgtttccctccccagattgaagccgctgcctctccccacattTGAAGGGGAGGTGCAGGAATATGCTTCATATCGagagctctttacgatacatgtggatcgaagagcagatttggatgatgtatctaaattcacatatctgttggggactttaggcagggatccgcttaggatcgtaaaatcTCTAAgcgtaaccgccgcgaactataagatagcgttggatctcttagacaaacaatatg atgaattcttcgacgcgatcgatttcattattagaatgctcgaggacgatgcctTGCAACAAGGCgataaacttgaacctgacaagagattagacgtcagtgtaagagcgaagtcgaaacctgttcagaataattcttgtccctGTTTTAACGaatggcacccgcctcacggatgccgccaagtaactgacgtggctgccagacgtcgcattttgctaaagaaGGGCCTATGTTTCAATTGCACTAAGTCTGGTCATCGGAGTGATAAGTGTCCCGTCCCTAACTCTTGTAAGAATAGTAATGGTAACCACCacacagccatttgtgataattataatgcGGGAAAACGACCGCAATCAGTTCCCTCCACTTCAGccccaagtaatagtagtagtcagtctacaacgtcccgccccgtagtaaatgcgacgcctcgacAGCACGAAACTTCCCCCtgtccatctaaagataaagtggaatccaaacagtgcaaaagtgcaaagattgcACAGATGTCCGacgtggacctcccatgtacaatCTTGCTAACGACTATGGCCAAAATCAATCATAagcaaggtagcaagcgagtccgcttatttctCGATACGGGAAGCCAAAAGAGCTTCATATCTGCGAAAACCGCGAGACAATTAGGCCTACCAGTAGTAGGAAGGGTAGCATTGAACATGGCTCCGTTTGGCTCCGCAGAGATAAGCGAacaatatgatgtcgtaagctgtaggGTAGAGATGGGAAAAAGAATAATACGAATGAAGCTGGTGGCACACGAGAATGTTTACGTCctgatacataacgctggttatgtacaatTTAGAAAGCATCTGTTGAGTAAGGAAGTCACGTTTGCCGATCCAGAGAATAAATCCGACGAGTTGAAAAATGTCCACATTCTAGTAGGGgccgattattttagctacttcatcataggcatcgagaaggttgatgggataaatcttttcctgactcataatg AAAAAGAGATCGATGAGGTTAAACActttaataaagaaattaataatgttTTGGAGACACATGAAATAATGAACAGTAATGAACAATATTATAATGAGGAGTTAGATAGTCAGGCAGAATATAGCATTCAGGTTAGTATAGAGCTCGACCAATATGAACAATATATAA tcttaggtttattcagatataatatttctagTCAATTGACTACATATAATttccagatcgtaacatttttgtcttaa